The genomic segment CTATTGAAATTGCTGGATACAAACCGGGTGAACAGGTTGCCCTCGCCCTGGATGTCGCCTCCAGTGAATTCTACAAAGACGGAACCTATACCTATGATGGTCAACCCCACAGTCCGGCTCAACTCATTGACTACCTGAGTGAATTAATTGGGAAATACCCGATTGTTTCCATTGAAGATGGTCTACAGGAGGATGACTGGGATAATTGGAAATCCCTCACCGAGAAAATAGGCGGTAAAGTGCAACTGGTGGGAGATGACTTATTTGTTACGAACCCGACTCGTTTGAAAACAGGCATTGAACAGAAAGTCGCCAATTCTATTTTGGTAAAACTCAACCAAATTGGTTCTCTGTCCGAAACCTTAGCCGCCGTTGACTTAGCAACCCGTAACGGGTATACCTCTGTAATTAGTCACCGGTCTGGGGAAACTGAAGATACCACCATTTCAGACTTAGCCGTTGCCACCCGTGCCGGACAAATTAAAACCGGTTCTCTGTGTCGCAGTGAACGGATTGCCAAATATAACCGTTTATTACGCATTGAAGACGAACTTGGCCCCCAAGCGGTTTATGCTGGAGCCGTTGGTTTGGGCCCCCGTTTTTCTAAATAAGAGAGAAACAGTCGATAAAACAGTCCAGTTTTGGGCTGTTTTATTGATTCTCAAAAAATCTCTCCAGTTTTAGACACGCCAACACGGTACGGCGTTTAGAGGTACAATTTCAAGCGTTCTCGTCAGATTAATCGGGGAAAATTAAGATGAAAATGGATTGGAACTGGAAGTTAGGGAACTTTGCAATCGCAGGCTTAATGGGATTAGCAACGGTGGGTTTAGTCTTCGTAGAGGCCATATTCTCCCCCGTCAGTGCTGCTCAAAGCCTCTCTTGCACGGGACGAATGAATAATGGATGGACTTACTCAGCCCAGTTTCTCGACGGACGTTTTACCCAAATTCGTTGGGAACGTTCAGGACAGCCACCCCAAGTCTCAACCCTCAAATTCCTCTCTAATAATGACAAAGGCCAACCTATCTACAAAGGCTCCTTAATGGCAGCCGTAACAGTAACTTTAGTGGATCTCTCTGGTGGCAATGTTCAACCGGGTTCGCAAATTTCTGTTGGTGTGGAAGAATGGGGCTGGAGTCGAGGAAACTGTAGTCTCTGATCATCAAAAATAAGCGGGATGGGGGAAACGAGCGCGTCTTTAGACCTGAGAGGTAAGTGACACTGCGGTTAAACCCCCATGTCTTTTCTAATTCTTAGAATTTAGATGTTAGAGTGGACGGAATGTGATAGGTGATGCAGATTTTACGATTAATTTTAATGTAATCAGTTGGGTTTCACTGTGGTTGGAGCAACGGTTGTTAGCACCAAATAAAAAAAGATAGAAACAAGGTAATCTTGCCTCTATCTTTTTAAATGATTAATATTTAGACGGGCTAGGAGGGATTCGAACCCCCGACACCGTGGTCCGTAGCCACGTGCTCTAGTCCACTGAGCTACAAGCCCTTGCCAGGTCAGAACAACAACCCCAGGAACAATATACACTGTTGAACGAGGGTGTTTTCTTCACCGCTTTCTTATATTAACACATTTTTCCCAAATGGCAAGCAATTTTTCTGAAAATTCTTCTGATCGCCTCACCCACCTTAATGAGACGGGAGAAGCCCGCATGGTGGATGTGTCGGGGAAGGTCGCAACCCTTCGCCAAGCCATCGCAGGAGGACAAGTGCGGATGTTACCTACAACTTTTGCCGCCATTGAAGCGGGAAATGCCCCCAAAGGGGATGTTTTAGGGACAGCGAAACTCGCGGGAATCATGGCGGCTAAACAAACGGCTCAGTTAATTCCTTTGTGTCATCCCTTACCGTTAAGTAAAATTGATGTCCAAATTCTGCCCGTTCCCCAATTACCGGGGTATCAAATTCAAGCGGAAGTGATTACCAAGGCTGAAACTGGAGTGGAAATGGAAGCGTTAACGGCTGTTTCAGTGGCGGCGTTGACCTTGTATGACATGGCGAAAGCCCTAGAAAAGTCGATTGTGATTGAGTCTATCCGCTTGTTAAGTAAAACAGGGGGGAAATCGGGAGATTACCACCACTAGATAGAAGAAGTCAAGCCCCATTCAGCCTAAAATAGAATAGAAAAAGCTTGGGAATTAACTGTCTATGCCTCCTCGTTGGCCCCGTAAACCCGACCGCAAAGATCCTGATTATCGTCGTTTAGATGATCGGATGAATTTTGCCATCCATGTTGCTATTTTTGCAGCGATTAATTCGGGTTTATGGTTTTTTCATAATTTACAATCGGCTGATTGGCCTTGGTTAATTGAATTTACGGGCGTTTGGTTACTTGCGATCGCTATTCATGGTATTTATATTTTTGCGATCGCTGACTATTCTCCTGTCAGTTCAAATCGATAACATTCAAGTTAACGGTTAACCGTTAACCCACAATTATTTAGGAGATTAATGATGTCTGTTTTAGATACAAGAAACATTGAAAAATTAGCGGCTGAAATTGGAGAGAATATCTATATTGATATCGCCAAATGGCATCTCTATTTAGCTGAAGCGCATTTACATACTCAATTAGCTGAACAACTGTATCCCCTTTTAGAAAAGGGAGACTTTACCGAAAGCGAAGTTCAACAAGTGTTGCAAAAAATTTATGTTAATTTAGGAGGAGGAAAACAAACTACCTCGCTTGTCAATTTAATTCCTAATTCAGGAATTCAAGAATTGGTGAGAATTTTAAAAGACTTCCAAGAAGAACTGTAACGGGTTGCGAGGCGTTCACGCCT from the Planktothrix tepida PCC 9214 genome contains:
- the moaC gene encoding cyclic pyranopterin monophosphate synthase MoaC; translated protein: MASNFSENSSDRLTHLNETGEARMVDVSGKVATLRQAIAGGQVRMLPTTFAAIEAGNAPKGDVLGTAKLAGIMAAKQTAQLIPLCHPLPLSKIDVQILPVPQLPGYQIQAEVITKAETGVEMEALTAVSVAALTLYDMAKALEKSIVIESIRLLSKTGGKSGDYHH
- a CDS encoding DUF3181 family protein translates to MSVLDTRNIEKLAAEIGENIYIDIAKWHLYLAEAHLHTQLAEQLYPLLEKGDFTESEVQQVLQKIYVNLGGGKQTTSLVNLIPNSGIQELVRILKDFQEEL
- a CDS encoding 2TM domain-containing protein, with amino-acid sequence MPPRWPRKPDRKDPDYRRLDDRMNFAIHVAIFAAINSGLWFFHNLQSADWPWLIEFTGVWLLAIAIHGIYIFAIADYSPVSSNR